One genomic window of Candidatus Melainabacteria bacterium includes the following:
- a CDS encoding response regulator, whose protein sequence is MNKPFVLVAEDNRVIARAAQLSLRNFDLFVDVASNGAEAVAATRLRNYSLVLMDVEMPVMDGITATIRIRVDEEKTGKRVPIVGVTSIENPLSLISCGMDDCVIKPADYPGLVRTWLELE, encoded by the coding sequence ATGAATAAGCCATTTGTGCTCGTTGCTGAAGATAACCGGGTAATTGCACGTGCCGCGCAGCTCAGCTTACGAAATTTCGATCTTTTTGTAGATGTGGCTAGCAACGGAGCGGAGGCGGTTGCGGCAACCAGATTGCGTAACTATTCTCTTGTGCTGATGGATGTGGAGATGCCGGTTATGGACGGTATTACAGCAACCATCAGGATTCGTGTTGATGAAGAAAAAACGGGAAAGCGAGTGCCGATAGTCGGAGTTACATCAATTGAAAATCCTTTGTCGTTGATATCTTGCGGAATGGATGATTGCGTAATAAAGCCTGCAGACTATCCTGGTCTGGTTCGAACATGGTTGGAGCTGGAATAA